The Agreia sp. COWG nucleotide sequence CGAGCGGCTGGCCCCGTTCCAGCGCATCCGCCGCATCGAGTTCTTCGAGCTGCCGAAGACGATCTCGGGCAAGATCCGCCGGGTCGAGCTGCGCGAGCGCGAAGAGAGGGTGGCCGAGGGCGCGGAGATCGCGATGGAGTGGCGCGACGACCAGTTTCCCGAGTTGAAGTCCGTGGGCAACACGGGCGGGGCGACGGCGTGACGGGTGAGGGCGACGTTCTCTTCGAGGTTCGGGGCCGGCTCGCGCACATCACGCTGAACCGCCCCCGCGCGATCAACGCGTTGACGCACCAGATGATCACGCAGATCGGTGCAGCGCTCGACGAGTGGGCGCTCGACGATGCCATCAGCACGGTTCTGCTCACCGGCAACGGCCCACGCGGACTGTGCGCGGGGGGCGACGTGACCCAGCTGCACCGCCACGTGGTGGCCGGTGACGTGGCACTCGCCGCCGAGTTCTTGCGTGACGAGTACTTGGTCAACAACCGAATCGCGAGCTACGCGAAACCGTTCGTCGCGATCATGAACGGCTTTGTGCTGGGGGGAGGTGTCGGTCTCTCTGCCCACGCCTCGCACAGGGTGGTGACCGACGACTCGGCGCTCGGCATGCCTGAGGTCAGCATCGGCCTCACGCCGGATGTCGGCGGCAGCTGGCTGCTCAGTCGCGCCCCCCGAGAGCTGGGCACCTACCTCGCGCTCACCGCACGCACGGCCTCGGCGGCTGACGCGATCGAGCTCGGCCTCGCCGACGCCTTCGTTCCGGAGGAGAGGCTGACCGCCCTCGTCGCCTCGCTCGAGGAGCTGTCGGCAGACGAGGCAGTGGCCGCCGTGTCTGCCGAGCCGCCGCGCGGCGCTCGCGCATCCGGTGATCTGGTGTCTGACGCGTCGTGGATCGAGCCGGCCTTCGCGCACGACGCCGTCGGCGAGATTCTGGATGCCCTGGCGGCGACGGCTGACTCGGCGGCGGCAGCGACCGCCGCACTCATCAGAACCAAGTCGCCCACCGCGGTGGCCGTCACCCTCGAGTCGCTGCGTCGTGCCCGCGAACTGCCCAGCCTCGAGGCCTGTTTCAACCAGGAGCTGCGGCTCATGGCGCACGCCCTGGCGCACCCCGACTTTCGCGAGGGAGTGCGCGCGCAGGTGATCGACAAGGATCGCACCCCGC carries:
- a CDS encoding enoyl-CoA hydratase/isomerase family protein, with the protein product MTGEGDVLFEVRGRLAHITLNRPRAINALTHQMITQIGAALDEWALDDAISTVLLTGNGPRGLCAGGDVTQLHRHVVAGDVALAAEFLRDEYLVNNRIASYAKPFVAIMNGFVLGGGVGLSAHASHRVVTDDSALGMPEVSIGLTPDVGGSWLLSRAPRELGTYLALTARTASAADAIELGLADAFVPEERLTALVASLEELSADEAVAAVSAEPPRGARASGDLVSDASWIEPAFAHDAVGEILDALAATADSAAAATAALIRTKSPTAVAVTLESLRRARELPSLEACFNQELRLMAHALAHPDFREGVRAQVIDKDRTPHWDPASLDDVSASTVASFFGRTDGVAEPFPGAG